DNA sequence from the Thalassotalea sp. 273M-4 genome:
AGAAAGTGACTAATGAAAAGGGGTTTTTATTGTGAAATACCAATATAAAAAAATAAATAAAGGTTGCCGTCAAAAGTCCAAGTATTATCTCTAAATCGGTTAAAATATCTAAAATCATTGTTGCTCCAAATGGAGGCAAATGATTTGCCTCCTAACTAGAATTACCAATATTTATTGACTAATTTTTTGAGTGTACTACCAATTGCCATTCCTACAGCAATATCACCTAAAATAATGATATGGGCTATACCACCAGAAACTTTTGATACTTCTTTATGAGTTAACTCTTTCATTTTAAGCATCCTCCGCCTCTGAGTACCAACCGGCGGCAATTCCAGTACCTATAGCAGAAGCTCTTGGATAGGTTCTAACAAGCACATAAGCGCCATATAAAATCCAACCTACAGCAGCAATACCGCCATTCACTTTTTGTACTTCATTTACGTTTAATTCACGCATAAATTTACACTCCATGTAATAAATAACTCGTTCAAAAACATAAACCTATATGCCAATGAACGATTTTGATGGATCAAGATAATCGATCCAAGACTCTGTCAAACAGATATATCAACGAATAGGGAAGAAAAGGTAAGCTAAAGATAGCATTTTATGCTTTCACTGAGACTGAACGAAAACTTATCCAATGCATAAATTAAGACATTCAATCCCTGAATTCGTCTTAATTTAAAATCTAGCAGAATTGAAACTTAGCGCGAGTATTATTGCCTATTTATTTAGATCGAAAACAAAGATTATTCGTCAACTTCTTCTAAGAGATAATTATCGCCCGTACTTAACGCAATTAAGCGACTGATTTTAGCCAAGCTGAACCCTGATTGTTGCTGCCACTCATTAAAGCAATGCTGGATGGTTGTTAAACTGGTTTTACTGGTTAAGCCGCCAGAGATTAAATCATGACCTCGAAAATACGCTTCCACATCACGGCTCAATAGAAAGGTATCTTTACCTAACGCTCTTAATGCATAAGGCCCTGTGTTACCGCCGAGCCTTTGACCATGTTTTTTTAAATAGCTCCACAGACCAATAATATCTTCACTTGGCCAATGCGCTATAAACTCAGCAAAGCTACCTTGCTCGACCTCTACGTCATAAATCATTTGCGCATTGGCTTTAATGGTTTTCACCTTTTTAAAGTTACGAATAATCTTGGGGTCTTGCGCTTTACGCTCTAGCATCTCTTCCGGCATCATCAAGATTTTTTCAATATCAAACTGAAAGAAAAGCTCTTCAAAGTTTGGCCACTTATTCTCAACCACGCGCCAAACAAAGCCAGATTGAAACACTTTCTTGCTAAATTCGGCTAAATAGCGATCACTTCCCAGTTGTGATAAGTACTGATAAGACTGTTGCTGTGTGGGTAAATTCCCTAGCAAAATGTCAAGCTGAACCTTGCCACCTTTGCGCTCAGCAGCCCGCTGATAAATTGATTGAATGTGTTCCACTATCGATTCCCTACCTTTGCAACTTAGCGACAAAACACAGCCACTTTGCACGACCTAATATTTAATAGCAAAAGTATACTAAAACAAAGAAGGGGATAGTAACCCTAAGTCGATTATGACCAACCAATTAAACCTCTATTAAAACTTTTTCGACCATCGCAAAAAGCACCTCTGACAATCGCTGAGCGCTAACTTCTGACAATGGCTGCGCACTAAAGATTATGGTGCTTTTGACCAGCGTATCTTTTTCACTTTCGAATAAGTTTTTCACCGGTGATTATTTGACCAAATCAGATTCTTGTGCTTTGTTTAAGTAGATAACACTTTTAATCGGCAAACCCTTGTAATACCAACATTTTTATAAGCAAGGTTTGTGTGAGTTTTTCGAATACTTTATGGATGGTTCTTCGAGTTGTTTATGTTTAAGAGTTCTCGCCACATCAGGGGATTTAACCTCATTGAAGCTATGGTAACTGTTGCTATTGCCGCAATCTTATCTGGCGTAGCCATGCCCTCTTTTTTAGAAATGATTTCGTCAAATCAAATGTCGAGTCAAGCGAATGAAATTCATCGCTCTATCGTCATTGCGCGCAGTGAAGCAATAAAGCGAGGTCAAGACGTTACCGTTTGCGCTATTAACGCCAGCCAAGACAATTGTGATTTATCCAAAGGTTGGGATCAAGGCTGGATAGTAAAAGAAGCCAATAACAATGGTGCTCTATCTATTATATCCGTACACCCAGCGTTAACAGACAACTATACCCTGTTAGGGTCTCATACTGGCTTAAACAGTCAAATAACCTTTTCACCCAGTGGTACCGCAAGTACATCCGGCCATTTGGTGCTATGTAAAAACAATCAAATTAGCCAATTTACCAGATCAATTTTTATTAATCGCTTTGGCAAGGTTAGTGTAAAAAATACCGACAGATACACCCCAATTAACTGTGGAGTATCCAGTGATGGCTAAACACAATACGTCTCTTGGATTTACGTTAATTGAAGTACTGGTGACCACCGTCATCATTGGCATTGCTTTACTGGGTTTAACCTCATTGCAATTAACTCAGCTAAAAAATACTCACCAGTCAGAAGATGGCTCGATAGCCGCCATTTATATCAACGACATGTCTGAACGTATTCGGGCAAACATCGATAGCCGGACTCTTTATCTTATCGGTCATGGTGTTTTACCAACGGTTGTCGATTGTAAAACCAGTGCTTGCACCGCGGCAGAAATGGTCACTTTCGACTTATATCAGTGGCAACAAGAGGTCAAAGGCACGTTACCGTCTGGCGCTGGAGAAATCACTCAGACCACTGACACCATTACAATTTTAGTTCGTTGGGATCAAGATATGAGCGGTTCAACCGGAACAAACTGTCCAGTAGAGTCGGATCAAGATTTAGATTGCTTAAGTTTAACCTTAGGTCTGTAGCATGACGATAAAAAAAATATCTCATAAGTCTAAAAAGAATCAAGGCTATACCATTATAGAAATTATGGTGGCCTTACTCATTGGTGTCATGATCATCGGAACCTTGTATAGCTTTTACATCAGCAGCACGGTAACCAACCGCTTAACAAACCGACTTGCTAACATCCAAGAAACCGGACGTTTTGCCATTAATATCATTGCCAGAGATATTCAACGAGCCGGTTACTTTGGTGGTAATGCCAACATTCGAGATATTACCGGCACCGCGGGGATCACCACTCCAACTAACGGGACCTGTAATCCGTTTGGTAATTCGTGGGCAACCATGGTGGAGCAACACATTTACGGGCTTAATGATACCAATCTGGGTTATGCCTGTATTAGCGACTTAGAATACCTTAGAGGCGATATTCTAACCTTGCGCTATGCCTCTCCTTGGCTGGTCAATACGTTTGATTCTTCTGAGCTTTATTTGCGTTCATCACTGTTTGAAGGACGTATCTTTTTAGGGAACGCCGAGGCCGACCCAAGCAATACCAACCTTGCAATTGCCAGCCAAACAAACCACCAATTAATCGCCCATAGTTTTTTTATTGGTGATTCGGGTGACACCTGCAAAGGCGATGTAATACCCGCTTTGTATTGGAAATATTTAAAAGATGGGGTACCAACCAGTGAAATGCTGTTACCGGGGGTTGAAAATTTACAAGTTGAATATGGCATTGACGTAACCGGTGACTTATCCCCAAATCGATATGTGTCAGCCAATGATGTTACCAATTGGAATAACATCAGCACGGTTCGCATCTATCTTTTAATCAAAGATGAATGCCCTGACAACACCTACACCAATTCGACGACGTATAAGCTAGGTGACATCAATTTCACCCCTAATGATAACTACTATCGACTTTTTTTAACGTCAACAATAGCGATAAGAAATAAGCTGAACAACTTATAGAGCCATAACGATGACAACAACAATGCCCATAAAACAGCATCGAAACCAACATGACTATCGCCGCAACCAACAAGGTGCGGTGCTGGCTATCAGTCTTATTGTCTTAGTCCTAATCACTCTTATTGGTATTTCCAGTTTTAGAACGTCGGTTACCCAAACTTTAATGTCAACCAATAGTCAACTTGCGATTATCACTTTCAATGATGCCGAAACCGCTATCATACAAGCTGAAGAAGCCATCGATACCAAAGTCAATGAGCCAGGCCTGTTTGATTTAAACACCGAAAACGATGGCTACTATGACTTAAATGATGTGGTCGATGTCTACAATATCGATTGGGATGATGACACCAAGGTGGAGACTACCGCCGAAGGCGATAAGTACATAGTCCATTACCGAGGTAAACAAGAAATTCCTGGTGAAAACGAAGTGCAAACCAATGATCACTTAGTGACCACAGGTTCTCATGTTTATTCTTTTGTTATCACCGCCAGAAGCACCAGCCTAAAAGGTACTCAACGGGTTGTGCAGTCCGTTTACATAACCAATGAGATGCCATAGCAGCGACAGTTAGTAAGGGTCAATAATATGAAAATAATAAAAGCAACGAGCCTAGCTATTATTGCATTATTGCATAACCTAGCGAACGCTTATGAAACATTTAATCCAAATACTCAGCCTGTAGGCTATTTACAGCCTATGGCGCTTAGCACCTTTGATTTAAAAAATGGCGGCAAAGGCTATCGCCCTTGGTTTGAAAATGGGGCCTGGCAAGGGGATTTAATCGAATACGACATATCTTCTTCTGGTCAAGTATCAACCAGTATTGACTTAAGCACTGCCACCCCAACGAATTATGGAACCAATTGGTCAGCACGCTTAATGTTCAACGCTGCCGAAGCGTTAAATCCAAATTACTGGGATACCGAGCGCAAAATCATTACCTACAATGGCACCAATCAAGTAGCATTTCGCTGGAATAACTTAAGTGCTGAACAAAAAAATGAAATCGATCTCTCTCAAGCACAA
Encoded proteins:
- a CDS encoding class IIb bacteriocin, lactobin A/cerein 7B family encodes the protein MKELTHKEVSKVSGGIAHIIILGDIAVGMAIGSTLKKLVNKYW
- a CDS encoding DNA-3-methyladenine glycosylase I; translated protein: MEHIQSIYQRAAERKGGKVQLDILLGNLPTQQQSYQYLSQLGSDRYLAEFSKKVFQSGFVWRVVENKWPNFEELFFQFDIEKILMMPEEMLERKAQDPKIIRNFKKVKTIKANAQMIYDVEVEQGSFAEFIAHWPSEDIIGLWSYLKKHGQRLGGNTGPYALRALGKDTFLLSRDVEAYFRGHDLISGGLTSKTSLTTIQHCFNEWQQQSGFSLAKISRLIALSTGDNYLLEEVDE
- a CDS encoding GspH/FimT family pseudopilin, whose amino-acid sequence is MFKSSRHIRGFNLIEAMVTVAIAAILSGVAMPSFLEMISSNQMSSQANEIHRSIVIARSEAIKRGQDVTVCAINASQDNCDLSKGWDQGWIVKEANNNGALSIISVHPALTDNYTLLGSHTGLNSQITFSPSGTASTSGHLVLCKNNQISQFTRSIFINRFGKVSVKNTDRYTPINCGVSSDG
- the pilV gene encoding type IV pilus modification protein PilV, encoding MAKHNTSLGFTLIEVLVTTVIIGIALLGLTSLQLTQLKNTHQSEDGSIAAIYINDMSERIRANIDSRTLYLIGHGVLPTVVDCKTSACTAAEMVTFDLYQWQQEVKGTLPSGAGEITQTTDTITILVRWDQDMSGSTGTNCPVESDQDLDCLSLTLGL
- a CDS encoding PilW family protein — translated: MTIKKISHKSKKNQGYTIIEIMVALLIGVMIIGTLYSFYISSTVTNRLTNRLANIQETGRFAINIIARDIQRAGYFGGNANIRDITGTAGITTPTNGTCNPFGNSWATMVEQHIYGLNDTNLGYACISDLEYLRGDILTLRYASPWLVNTFDSSELYLRSSLFEGRIFLGNAEADPSNTNLAIASQTNHQLIAHSFFIGDSGDTCKGDVIPALYWKYLKDGVPTSEMLLPGVENLQVEYGIDVTGDLSPNRYVSANDVTNWNNISTVRIYLLIKDECPDNTYTNSTTYKLGDINFTPNDNYYRLFLTSTIAIRNKLNNL
- a CDS encoding PilX N-terminal domain-containing pilus assembly protein, whose product is MTTTMPIKQHRNQHDYRRNQQGAVLAISLIVLVLITLIGISSFRTSVTQTLMSTNSQLAIITFNDAETAIIQAEEAIDTKVNEPGLFDLNTENDGYYDLNDVVDVYNIDWDDDTKVETTAEGDKYIVHYRGKQEIPGENEVQTNDHLVTTGSHVYSFVITARSTSLKGTQRVVQSVYITNEMP